CCGGGCGGTACGATGTAGTTGGAGTCGAAGACGGCGGAATCGCCGAGGCCCCCGGAGGACAGAATGACGATCTGTCGCAGCCACACCTGAATCGGCCATTTGTAGTTGTCGTTGATGTACAGAATCGCCTGGAAGAACGAGTTCCAATGGTTCACGGCGTAGAACAACGCGAATGTGGCGATCGCCGGCAGCGAGAGCGGCAGCACGATCTGCCACAGAATGCGAAGGTCGTTGCAGCCGTCGATCTTCGCCGCCTCCTCCAGCCCTTCGGGGAGCTGTTGGAAGAAGTTCTTCAGCACGATCAAGTTGAACGCGCTGATCGCGCCGGGCAGCAGCAGCGACCAGTACGAGTTGATCAGGCCGAGCGACTTCACGACCAAGAACGTAGGAATCATGCCTCCGCTGAACAGCATCGAGAAGACGACCCCGAGCAAGATGATTCGTCGTCCGTCCAGGTCCTTCCTCGCGAGCGGATACGCCATCAAGCATGTGAACAGCAGATTGATCGCGGTGCCTGCGATCGTAATAAAGATCGTGACCCCCAAACTCCCTAACAGCACCTCCGTGGAGAAAATGTATCGGTACCCCTCCAACGAAAATTGCGTGGGAAATAACACGATCTTCTTGGTGATGAACTCCTGCGGCGAGGTGAACGAACCCGCGACGACGTACACGAACGGCAGCAACGTCGCTAACCCATACAACCCTAAGAACGTGTAATTAAAAGCATCGAAGAGCTTGCTTCCGATCGACGTTTTCATACGAACCTCTCCTTCCCTGCATTCGTCGCGCCGCCGTCTTAGAGGATGCCCTCCTCCCCGACCTTCTTCGCGAAATAATTCGCTCCCAGCACCATCACGAACCCGATCACCGATTTAAACAAGTTGACCGCCGTTGAGTAGCTGAAGTCGCCAAGTTGGATGCCTCGTTCGTACACGTACGTTTCGAACACTTCGCCGACGTCCCGGTTCATCGGGTTCAGCATAAGGAAAATTTGTTCGAAGCCGAGATCCAGGAACGAACCGAGCCGTAAGATGAGCAGCACGACAATGGTGCTTCGGATCGCCGGAAGGGTGACGTGAACCATCTGCTTCCAGCGGCCGGCGCCGTCCATCCGGGCGGCTTCGTACAGCTGCGGGTCGACCCCCGCCAATGCGGCCAGGAACAGGATCGTGCCCCAACCGGTCTCCTTCCAGATCATCTCGCCGACGACCATCGTCCGGAACCAGCTGTTGCTAAGCAGGAAATTGATTTTTTCGCCGCCGAGCTGAGCGATCAGCTCGTTGACGATGCCCCCTTCGGTCGTGAACAGGATGTACGCGAGACCGACGACGACGACCCAGGAGAGAAAATGGGGGATGTAGATTAGACTTTGGATCGTTCGTTTGTACGCCTCGACGCGCAGCTCGTTCAGAAGCAGCGCGATGACAATGGGCAGCGGAAAGAAGAACAAGATGTTGTAGATCGCCAGGATAAACGTGTTGCGGAACAATAACCAAAACTGAGGCTCGCCGAAGAACGTTCGGAAATGCTCGACGCCGACCCAGTCGCTGCTCCAAAATCCCCGAAACGGGGAGAAATCCTGGAACGCGATCAGCACGCCCCACATCGGGACATACTTAAAAATAATGAAGTACAGGACGCCGGGCGCCAGCATGTAGTACAGCCAGCGGTTCTTGAACAATCGTTTCTTTAAGGAATCTCCTGTGGCCGCGGTCAGCTGACTCCCCCGTTGGATCGTAGAAGTCGTTCTCAGTGCCTTCACCTTCCCTTCCGTATGATTACAGCCGCGTTCCGCTGTTACGATGAATCATAGCACCGGGTGTTGTAACCGGATACAATCCGCAAAGGGTCAAAATGAATACGTTTCCAAAACCGCCGCTGCGTCTGCGGTTCGGTCCGCGGCACCCGGGTTCGATAATCATTAGAGATCCACCGATAATCATGAGAAACTGTGCCGTAACGAAAGAAAGAGCCGACGCGTTGAACGCCGACTCCTTGGTTATGCCGTATGAATCGATTCGGATTATACGCGTTGTGCCAATCGCGCCTTGTATTCCTTTCTCCGCCGGTGCAGAATCGGCTCCGTATATCCGTTCGGCTGCTTTCGTCCTTCCAGAATCAACTCGCCGGCCGCTTGGAACGCGATCGAGCGTTCCAAGTCCTCGGTCATCGGACGGTACGACGGATCCGCGGCGTTCTGCGCATCCACCACGCTCGCCATCCGCCGCAGCGTCTCCTTCACTTGCTCCTCCGTACAGACGCCGTGATGCAGCCAGTTCGCGATATGCTGGCTGGAGATGCGCAGCGTCGCCCGATCCTCCATCAGGCCGACGTTGCGGACATCGGGCACCTTCGAGCAGCCGACGCCGTGATCGATCCAACGGACGACGTACCCCAGAATGCCTTGGACGTTATTGTCCAGCTCCTCTTGTATTTGTTCCTCCGACCACGACGTCGACGCCGCCGAAGGCAATTCGAGCATGCCGTCCTTCTCGGGGCGGGTGGCCGCCCGCTTCGCCCGTTGGACGTCGGCGACGTTCACCTCATGATAATGGAGCGCATGGAGCGTCGCCGCCGTCGGCGACGGCACCCAAGCCGTATTCGCCCCGGCCCCGGGATGCGCGACCTTCTGAACCAGCATCTCCTTCATCAGGTCCGGCATCGCCCACATGCCCTTGCCGATCTGGGCGCGACCTTGCAAGCCGCATTCCAGGCCCGTGTATACGTTGGCCGCTTCATAGGTTTGCAGCCATGCGGAGGATTTCATGTCGCCCTTGCGAATCATCGCCCCCGCTTCCATGGACGTATGGATCTCGTCCCCGGTGCGATCGAGGAAACCCGTATTAATGAAGACGATGCGGTCTTTCACCGCTCGAATACAAGCCTTCAGGTTGAGCGAAGTGCGCCGCTCTTCATCCATCACGCCGATCTTCAGCGTATATCGTCGCATGCCGAGCATATCTTCGATCCGATCGAACAATACGTTCGCGAAGGCGACTTCCTCCGAACCGTGCATCTTCGGCTTGACGATATAGATCGAACCGCGCTTGCCGTTCGGATACGGCGTCCAACCTTCGGCGTTCCGCTTGGCGATCAGGCTCGTGACGACGCCGTCCAAGATCCCTTCGGGGATTTCCCTGCCGTCCTTGTCGAGAATCGCGTCGATCGCCATCAGATGCCCGACGTTCCGTACGAACAACAGCGACCGTCCGGGCAAGCGAATCGGCTCGCCGGACGGAGCGCGATATTCGCGGTCCGGCTGCAGCGTCCGCGTCGTCCGGCGCCCCCCTTTCTCGAAGACGGCGGTTAAATCCCCTCGCATGAGCCCCAGCCAATTCCGGTACACCGCCACCTTGTCGTCCGCGTCCACGGCCGCGACCGAATCCTCGCAATCCATAATGGTCGTAAGCGCGGCTTCCAGCAGAATATCTTTCACTCCGGCGCCGTCCGTCCGGCCGACGGGATGCTCGCGGTCGATCTGGATCTCGAAATGAAGCCCGTGATTCCGGAGCAGCACCGCCTCCGGAGCGGACGGATCGCCTCGATAACCGGCGAGACGGCTTTCATCCTGTAGGCCGGTCGTCGATCCGCTCCGCAGCGCGACGCGCAGCCGGCCGTCCTCGACGGCATAACCGGCCGCCTCGGCATGCGAGCCTTCGCCGAGCGGCGCCGTTCGATCCAGGAACGA
The nucleotide sequence above comes from Paenibacillus antri. Encoded proteins:
- a CDS encoding malate synthase G — its product is MSEYVTVGNLKVAATLYEFIRAEALPGSGVDEEAFWSGFDALIHELSPRNRALLEKRDDLQARIDAWHKRNRVSAPEEYKAFLQEIGYLEPEPADFEVATEGVDDEIARLAGPQLVVPVNNARYALNAANARWGSLYDALYGTDAIDDADGAERRNDYNPIRGERVIAFAKSFLDRTAPLGEGSHAEAAGYAVEDGRLRVALRSGSTTGLQDESRLAGYRGDPSAPEAVLLRNHGLHFEIQIDREHPVGRTDGAGVKDILLEAALTTIMDCEDSVAAVDADDKVAVYRNWLGLMRGDLTAVFEKGGRRTTRTLQPDREYRAPSGEPIRLPGRSLLFVRNVGHLMAIDAILDKDGREIPEGILDGVVTSLIAKRNAEGWTPYPNGKRGSIYIVKPKMHGSEEVAFANVLFDRIEDMLGMRRYTLKIGVMDEERRTSLNLKACIRAVKDRIVFINTGFLDRTGDEIHTSMEAGAMIRKGDMKSSAWLQTYEAANVYTGLECGLQGRAQIGKGMWAMPDLMKEMLVQKVAHPGAGANTAWVPSPTAATLHALHYHEVNVADVQRAKRAATRPEKDGMLELPSAASTSWSEEQIQEELDNNVQGILGYVVRWIDHGVGCSKVPDVRNVGLMEDRATLRISSQHIANWLHHGVCTEEQVKETLRRMASVVDAQNAADPSYRPMTEDLERSIAFQAAGELILEGRKQPNGYTEPILHRRRKEYKARLAQRV
- a CDS encoding carbohydrate ABC transporter permease, with amino-acid sequence MKTSIGSKLFDAFNYTFLGLYGLATLLPFVYVVAGSFTSPQEFITKKIVLFPTQFSLEGYRYIFSTEVLLGSLGVTIFITIAGTAINLLFTCLMAYPLARKDLDGRRIILLGVVFSMLFSGGMIPTFLVVKSLGLINSYWSLLLPGAISAFNLIVLKNFFQQLPEGLEEAAKIDGCNDLRILWQIVLPLSLPAIATFALFYAVNHWNSFFQAILYINDNYKWPIQVWLRQIVILSSGGLGDSAVFDSNYIVPPGQIIKMAVIVISTLPILLVYPFLQKHFAKGALIGSVKG
- a CDS encoding ABC transporter permease; translation: MTAATGDSLKKRLFKNRWLYYMLAPGVLYFIIFKYVPMWGVLIAFQDFSPFRGFWSSDWVGVEHFRTFFGEPQFWLLFRNTFILAIYNILFFFPLPIVIALLLNELRVEAYKRTIQSLIYIPHFLSWVVVVGLAYILFTTEGGIVNELIAQLGGEKINFLLSNSWFRTMVVGEMIWKETGWGTILFLAALAGVDPQLYEAARMDGAGRWKQMVHVTLPAIRSTIVVLLILRLGSFLDLGFEQIFLMLNPMNRDVGEVFETYVYERGIQLGDFSYSTAVNLFKSVIGFVMVLGANYFAKKVGEEGIL